A region from the Rhodamnia argentea isolate NSW1041297 chromosome 7, ASM2092103v1, whole genome shotgun sequence genome encodes:
- the LOC115752527 gene encoding uncharacterized protein LOC115752527 isoform X1 — translation MESSAGEHPRAGESASESPDDPQVCHEIETDEQIDSVQQSRRPNLSSLQIPERSLESTISTFVGIDIPSTSSPSSSRVGLPPRPNSARFKTSVRNVLPQRSLRAKEISQDVEKAVLLVLDAPLSDGRPNRPNAPRSFSLKEVFSPSPGKSAHSVPATPLIKMGPESAKERPVDGPHQSKPEVHHQMTRSFSVPVNVNTRSLKRINSGGLIRVIPATPRPEVVDPASPNDASSEYIANEDTGEDIPEEEAVCRICLVELSEGGDTLKMECSCKGELALAHQECAVKWFSIKGNKTCDVCKQDVRNLPVTLLKIHNPQGVIRRPPNVQPPRVVTRYRVWQDVPVLVMVSMLAYFCFLEQLLVADMGPRALAISLPFSCVLGLLSSMIASTMVSRSYIWAYASFQFAIVILFAHIFYNVLSVNAILSVLLSSFTGFGIAISTNSLLVEYLKWRMSRQLRPRPNNPNRRMQERHHLHPQQHEARHQQHLEHSQWHNHHIHQQQDRQNPHHHQLQLTEEPSVVPIDRSNQQETRIQQSS, via the exons ATGGAGAGCTCAGCTGGTGAGCACCCGCGCGCGGGGGAATCCGCCTCGGAATCTCCCGATGATCCCCAG GTGTGCCATGAGATCGAAACAGATGAACAGATCGATTCAGTTCAACAGTCCCGGCGGCCGAATCTGTCGTCCCTGCAAATACCTGAGAGGTCTCTGGAAAGCACCATCTCCACTTTTGTGGGAATCGATATCCCTTCGACATCAAGTCCTAGTTCTAGCAGAGTCGGGCTGCCCCCAAGACCCAATTCCGCCAGGTTCAAAACATCTGTAAGGAATGTGCTTCCTCAGAGGAGTCTCCGGGCAAAAGAAATCTCCCAGGATGTTGAGAAGGCGGTTCTCCTTGTCCTGGACGCTCCACTGTCTGATGGTCGTCCTAATAGGCCTAATGCTCCGAGATCATTTTCCCTCAAAGAAGTCTTTTCTCCTTCCCCAGGGAAATCCGCACATTCTGTACCAGCTACCCCACTAATCAAAATGGGTCCTGAAAGTGCAAAAGAAAGGCCAGTTGATGGTCCTCATCAATCT AAACCAGAAGTTCATCACCAAATGACACGATCCTTCTCAGTTCCAGTTAATGTCAACACTAGAAGTCTGAAAAGGATAAACTCGGGGGGCCTCATCCGTGTAATTCCGGCCACACCTCGCCCTGAAGTGGTAGATCCTGCCTCACCAAATGATGCTTCTTCAGAATATATTG CTAATGAAGATACTGGTGAAGATATTCCAGAAGAGGAAGCAGTTTGCAGGATTTGCTTGGTCGAGCTTAGTGAAGGAGGAGATACTCTAAAAATGGAGTGCAGCTGCAAAGGGGAGCTCGCACTTGCTCATCAAGAGTGTGCAGTGAAGTGGTTCAGCATAAAAGGGAACAAGACTTGTGATGTTTGCAAGCAAGATGTTCGGAACTTACCAGTTACATTATTGAAGATACATAATCCTCAGGGTGTAATCAGACGGCCACCGAATGTACAGCCACCAAGGGTGGTAACTCGTTACAG GGTCTGGCAGGATGTACCAGTCCTAGTCATGGTCAGCATGCTCGCATACTTTTGCTTTTTGGAGCAACTTCTG GTAGCAGATATGGGACCTAGAGCTCTAGCCATATCGCTGCCCTTCTCGTGTGTTCTAGGCCTTCTTTCATCTATGATTGCTTCCACCATGG TGAGCAGGAGTTATATCTGGGCATATGCTTCCTTTCAGTTTGCCATTGTGATCCTTTTTGCTCATATCTTCTATAATGTG CTTAGTGTGAACGCCATTCTGTCGGTCCTCCTATCCTCATTCACGGGTTTCGGGATTGCAATTAGTACTAACTCCCTCCTTGTGGAGTACCTTAAATGGAGAATGAGCAGGCAATTAAGACCTCGTCCTAATAATCCAAACAGAAGAATGCAGGAGCGGCACCATTTGCACCCTCAGCAGCATGAAGCACGCCACCAACAACATCTAGAGCATTCGCAATGGCATAATCACCACATCCATCAGCAGCAAGATCGTCAAAACCCGCACCACCACCAACTTCAACTGACAGAAGAACCGAGTGTAGTTCCAATCGATAGATCCAATCAGCAAGAAACGAGGATTCAGCAGAGCTCATAA
- the LOC115752526 gene encoding DEAD-box ATP-dependent RNA helicase 53, mitochondrial-like, protein MMHIVLRKTSSSPIASKRALSAALTSLGTLLHHPQSLAASSDGALAGEPSHFPAHGGLLRPPSWFGGSVRGFRAGPGPLGFRASGVSQAEFAVDDFAPYDEEKSPAGSSSDEGLEIAKLGIAQEIVSALAEKGITKLFPIQKAVLEPAMQGRDMIARAKTGTGKTLAFGIPVMDKIIQFNAKHGRGRNPLALILAPTRELARQVEKEFYESAPNLDTICVYGGTPIGVQMRKLDYGVDVVVGTPGRVIDLLKRGSLNLSEVQFIVLDEADQMLAVGFEEDVETILQRLPQNRQSMMFSATMPTWIKSLTRKYLKDPLTIDLVGDSDQKLAEGISLYSIASDTYGKASIIGPLITEHGKGGKCIVFTQTKRDADRLAYAMGRNFKCEALHGDISQSQRERTLSGFRDGHFNILVATDVASRGLDIPNVDLIIHFELPNNSEIFVHRSGRTGRAGKKGNAIIIYTREQTRAVKLIEREVGCRFIELPSIAVEGGSADMFNDFGGGGRFGSSGGGRERRFGDSGSGRGQRGSDFGRYGSSSNSSRFGSFGGPSTGLSGGGFGNSNRSGNFGGSGFGRPSGFGNRSNSFGDSGSGRTGGFGNKSSTRSGGFGDNNSSRSGGFGDSYSSRFGGFGDNKS, encoded by the exons ATGATGCACATCGTTCTGCGGAAGACGTCATCCTCGCCGATCGCCTCGAAGCGCGCGCTCTCGGCCGCTCTGACCTCCCTCGGAACCCTACTTCACCATCCCCAATCGCTCGCCGCGTCCTCGGATGGCGCGCTTGCCGGCGAGCCGAGTCATTTCCCGGCCCACGGAGGGCTCCTGAGGCCGCCGTCGTGGTTCGGTGGCTCGGTGAGGGGGTTCCGCGCGGGTCCCGGGCCGTTGGGGTTCAGGGCTTCGGGGGTTTCGCAGGCCGAGTTCGCTGTCGACGATTTTGCGCCCTACGACGAGGAGAAATCGCCGGCGGGGAGTAGTAGTGATGAAGGTCTCGAGATTGCGAAGCTCGGGATTGCTCAGGAGATCGTCTCTGCTTTGGCTGAGAAGGGCATAACTAAGCTCTTTCCTATACAG AAAGCTGTGCTTGAACCAGCAATGCAAGGGAGGGACATGATTGCCCGAGCCAAAACTGGAACGGGGAAAACTCTTGCTTTTGGGATCCCCGTCATGGACAAGATAATTCAGTTTAATGCAAAACATGG GCGTGGGAGGAATCCCTTGGCTTTAATCTTGGCTCCAACAAGAGAACTTGCACGGCAAGTTGAGAAAGAATTTTATGAGTCTGCTCCCAATTTGGATACTATTTGTGTTTATGGGGGTACACCCATCGGCGTCCAAATGAGGAAGCTTGACTATGGTGTTGATGTTGTTGTTGGAACACCTGGTCGTGTTATTGACCTGCTCAAGAGAGGTTCACTAAACTTATCGGAAGTCCAATTTATTGTCCTTGATGAAGCGGATCAGATGCTTGCAGTGGGGTTTGAGGAAGATGTTGAAACAATATTACAGAGGTTGCCACAGAACAGGCAGAGTATGATGTTTTCAGCGACAATGCCAACTTGGATAAAAAGCCTCACCAGGAAATATTTAAAGGATCCGTTGACTATTGATTTG GTTGGAGATTCTGATCAAAAGTTAGCGGAAGGTATTTCACTCTATTCGATTGCATCTGACACGTATGGAAAAGCATCAATCATTGGACCTCTAATAACA GAGCATGGAAAAGGTGGAAAGTGCATTGTTTTTACTCAAACAAAAAGAGATGCCGATAGATTGGCATATGCTATGGGCAGGAACTTTAAATGTGAGGCTTTGCATGGGGATATTTCACAAAGCCAGAGGGAGAGAACACTTTCTGGTTTCCGGGATGGGCATTTTAATATTCTAGTGGCGACAGATGTTGCTTCCCGTGGTCTTGATATTCCCAATGTTGATTTG ATCATACATTTTGAACTTCCAAACAATTCAGAGATTTTTGTCCATCGCTCTGGTCGAACAGGGCGAGCTGGTAAGAAAGGAAATGCGATCATCATCTACACACGGGAGCAGACAAGGGCCGTGAAGCTTATTGAGCGAGAAGTGGGATGTCGATTTATCGAG CTTCCCAGTATAGCTGTTGAGGGAGGAAGTGCAGATATGTTCAATGACTTTGGTGGTGGCGGTCGATTTGGCTCATCTGGTGGTGGAAGAGAACGTCGTTTCGGTGATTCGGGATCTGGACGTGGTCAAAGAGGTTCAGACTTCGGTCGATATGGAAGTTCTAGCAACTCTAGTCGTTTTGGTTCCTTCGGTGGTCCTAGTACAGGTCTGTCTGGCGGAGGCTTTGGTAACTCAAACCGATCCGGGAATTTTGGTGGTTCTGGTTTTGGTCGCCCTTCAGGATTTGGCAATCGCTCCAACAGCTTTGGAGACTCTGGCTCGGGTCGCACTGGTGGATTTGGCAACAAAAGTTCCACCAGGAGTGGTGGTTTTGGAGACAATAATTCTAGCCGAAGTGGGGGTTTTGGCGACTCTTATTCCAGCCGTTTTGGCGGCTTTGGTGATAATAAAAGTTGA
- the LOC115752527 gene encoding uncharacterized protein LOC115752527 isoform X2, whose protein sequence is MRRNIGWFSRHASVARDLSAENVCHEIETDEQIDSVQQSRRPNLSSLQIPERSLESTISTFVGIDIPSTSSPSSSRVGLPPRPNSARFKTSVRNVLPQRSLRAKEISQDVEKAVLLVLDAPLSDGRPNRPNAPRSFSLKEVFSPSPGKSAHSVPATPLIKMGPESAKERPVDGPHQSKPEVHHQMTRSFSVPVNVNTRSLKRINSGGLIRVIPATPRPEVVDPASPNDASSEYIANEDTGEDIPEEEAVCRICLVELSEGGDTLKMECSCKGELALAHQECAVKWFSIKGNKTCDVCKQDVRNLPVTLLKIHNPQGVIRRPPNVQPPRVVTRYRVWQDVPVLVMVSMLAYFCFLEQLLVADMGPRALAISLPFSCVLGLLSSMIASTMVSRSYIWAYASFQFAIVILFAHIFYNVLSVNAILSVLLSSFTGFGIAISTNSLLVEYLKWRMSRQLRPRPNNPNRRMQERHHLHPQQHEARHQQHLEHSQWHNHHIHQQQDRQNPHHHQLQLTEEPSVVPIDRSNQQETRIQQSS, encoded by the exons ATGAGGAGGAATATTGGATGGTTCTCTCGGCATGCGTCGGTCGCGCGTGATTTGTCCGCTGAGAAT GTGTGCCATGAGATCGAAACAGATGAACAGATCGATTCAGTTCAACAGTCCCGGCGGCCGAATCTGTCGTCCCTGCAAATACCTGAGAGGTCTCTGGAAAGCACCATCTCCACTTTTGTGGGAATCGATATCCCTTCGACATCAAGTCCTAGTTCTAGCAGAGTCGGGCTGCCCCCAAGACCCAATTCCGCCAGGTTCAAAACATCTGTAAGGAATGTGCTTCCTCAGAGGAGTCTCCGGGCAAAAGAAATCTCCCAGGATGTTGAGAAGGCGGTTCTCCTTGTCCTGGACGCTCCACTGTCTGATGGTCGTCCTAATAGGCCTAATGCTCCGAGATCATTTTCCCTCAAAGAAGTCTTTTCTCCTTCCCCAGGGAAATCCGCACATTCTGTACCAGCTACCCCACTAATCAAAATGGGTCCTGAAAGTGCAAAAGAAAGGCCAGTTGATGGTCCTCATCAATCT AAACCAGAAGTTCATCACCAAATGACACGATCCTTCTCAGTTCCAGTTAATGTCAACACTAGAAGTCTGAAAAGGATAAACTCGGGGGGCCTCATCCGTGTAATTCCGGCCACACCTCGCCCTGAAGTGGTAGATCCTGCCTCACCAAATGATGCTTCTTCAGAATATATTG CTAATGAAGATACTGGTGAAGATATTCCAGAAGAGGAAGCAGTTTGCAGGATTTGCTTGGTCGAGCTTAGTGAAGGAGGAGATACTCTAAAAATGGAGTGCAGCTGCAAAGGGGAGCTCGCACTTGCTCATCAAGAGTGTGCAGTGAAGTGGTTCAGCATAAAAGGGAACAAGACTTGTGATGTTTGCAAGCAAGATGTTCGGAACTTACCAGTTACATTATTGAAGATACATAATCCTCAGGGTGTAATCAGACGGCCACCGAATGTACAGCCACCAAGGGTGGTAACTCGTTACAG GGTCTGGCAGGATGTACCAGTCCTAGTCATGGTCAGCATGCTCGCATACTTTTGCTTTTTGGAGCAACTTCTG GTAGCAGATATGGGACCTAGAGCTCTAGCCATATCGCTGCCCTTCTCGTGTGTTCTAGGCCTTCTTTCATCTATGATTGCTTCCACCATGG TGAGCAGGAGTTATATCTGGGCATATGCTTCCTTTCAGTTTGCCATTGTGATCCTTTTTGCTCATATCTTCTATAATGTG CTTAGTGTGAACGCCATTCTGTCGGTCCTCCTATCCTCATTCACGGGTTTCGGGATTGCAATTAGTACTAACTCCCTCCTTGTGGAGTACCTTAAATGGAGAATGAGCAGGCAATTAAGACCTCGTCCTAATAATCCAAACAGAAGAATGCAGGAGCGGCACCATTTGCACCCTCAGCAGCATGAAGCACGCCACCAACAACATCTAGAGCATTCGCAATGGCATAATCACCACATCCATCAGCAGCAAGATCGTCAAAACCCGCACCACCACCAACTTCAACTGACAGAAGAACCGAGTGTAGTTCCAATCGATAGATCCAATCAGCAAGAAACGAGGATTCAGCAGAGCTCATAA